The DNA window CATATTTCGaataattaaaatcaatttgattggtACTGTTGATGGTTGGTATAATTGTTGTATCTGATCCATTATTAAGGAAATCTTCATAAGCATCAGTGATTTGGTCTatgttggtggtgatgTTACCATAATTGTCACAATACTTGACGAAAAAATTAATAGCTTGAGTGGTattcttttgaaaataagCATAGCATTGAATGAATGTACTGATGGCATCTTTATTGGTGCACATACATCCATAATCCTGTATATCAGTGGTGGAACATTCTTTCACAGTTTTGTGAATATGCATTCGACATGCATAAACACTACGTGAGTGAGAATAACTTTGATAAGTTTTGCCATCAAAATCAGGAAGTTGTTTTGCAAATGCAGAtgtgaaaaaaagaaagctgAAAGTCAATGGTATTAGTTTCATGACGAGAAAAATTGTcgttgttgatgttgaggATTAAGAGTTGTAATTGCAATGAGATTTGTCAACGTTGAGAAATAAAACTTTCTAGCGAAATCCGTATTATTTATAGAACtgattgattataaatacGCATAGTTTGTCCACGGGCGGATTTGTAAGGACCAAACCAATTAAAACACAAATGAAATGATTTACaatgatcaattaatcaacaTCTTCAGAATGAAAATAGAATCttctaataaaaattgaCCAATACAACATATAGCCTATAGAATCAggctattttttttttagataGACTTTGCTAAAGAATGTAGATATTGTGATTTCAAAACCGATGAGTATTCATTATTGTTCTTCTCGTACTCTGTTGGTTTAAAGAATCCTTAACAAAGCTATGGCCACCCGCAGATTTGTAAAAAGAATAGTGGATTGCTATTGATCAACGGTTTTAGAATCAACCTACAATGGTATGATAATTAGGATCaatgttgataattcatcctcaatttcaattgggACCGTtttattccaaaaaaaaaaaataaatatcacTCATTTTGCAACAGGTtgcaatttttcttttttggtttgtATATTGAATTGCCTAAAAGAGATTTGTCAAGAATGAGAATGAGAATTTAATCTGGAAAATTTGACTAACGTCAATCACTAGCTTGGCCTgacggaaaaaaaaaggaaactGGACAACACACAAGCAAACATTAATGTACTTCTATTTGGCAAAATCTCTTGTATAATGACTTGACAAAAAGTAATAGGTGATTAGATGAGTCTGGGTATCCTCATAATTAGCATGCATTTctcattaaaaaaaaaaaaagataactATATTTGAACAATATACAACAACATAAACAGAATTGATCTACGAGTTTATAAttctttgtcttttttcGCGTCAGATAAAAATAGATGcaaaaatgataatgttTCATGTCTAATTCCAAACATTCCCTTCtgtcttcatcatcttgtctaacaatttatataaaaaaaataataaataaatctgCCACACCCTAAATATGAATGAGAATCAGCTTTGGAAATACATACACTATTTCCTTATAATAGtgtccaaaaaaaaataacgaCAACTGCAGGACTCGAACCTGCGCGGGCAAAGCCCAAAAGATTTCTAATCTTTCTCCTTAACCACTCGGACAAGTTGCCAAATTGTTGCAATTTTTAAACCCCATTCTTACTAAAACAATCATAAACCAGCTAAATAAAAAGATAGAAGTACTTTTTACATATTAACTCATTTGATTCCAAAAATTATTACGCATACAGTCCGAGTATTGATACCCAGCTGATATGCGTCATAATATTTACTGTTACGTCATTGGTTGAAATTGACAAATTCTTGAGTCGTATATACTTGGACAAATCAAAGTCACCTgatgtcttttttttttttatctgATTCAATTGTATTTCCGTTTTTGAAGGGACATGATAATGGACTTGTGACCTAACTTCTAGCACATGAAGCATGCGttgttatttttgaatgaacttttttttccgCCCGAGTTTTTTCTGGCATGGGTTTGTCATCATGGTATCACCGTCAGCATCACGATTAAAACTGATCCTAAACATTGTCAAGAAAGTCATCAGAGTATGAAAATATGCAAAgatgatttctttttaccTGGATCCAATTTCATGTTTTTTAAAGAACattgaaatgaaaaagcCTATAGTATCAATATGGAAGTCATAGAGAGTGGTGGTTGAATATGATACAACCTGGAGGGTTTTGTTGTGCTCCAAGTATTGTTTTTGGCCTCACTATATTGGCTTTCTGTATATTTGATTACTATAGGTGGTTACTAACAAAacagaacaaaaaaaactagGATGCAAAAATTtctaaataataatttttaattattattagagatTGATAGTAGTTTAGGTTATATAGTTAGTTAGGATtgttataattatattattgtttgtgGTTATACAATTAGCTACACTGTAGGGTTCTAACTTTGATTTTGGGCAGTCATCTACCTCATGATCCACGTTTTAGATATTgttgtatgtatgtattgagtttataatttaataattctataCACTAACCATAACCAAAAATAACCAAAGGCAACAAACGATATAGTTGTGTTTAAAATCACCCATAAATCAGGATATTTCAATGGTGGATCAATAgtaaaatcaataatatgataaataatcatcatgaaataaattatcCAAATGATCAAGTTCTTCTTGTTGGTATTTGAATTCCTTTGTggattaaaaattattaaatcaaatccaaTTAACCAATTAATTAAGAAATTAAGTACAAAATATTGCATTATTAATCcatcttttttcaataatggaTATAAACTAAATGTACCCACTGTgtttataaattgaatcataGTTATATCTTGTTGTGGGtttattaacaataataacaaaatgGGGATTAATgcaattaatattgatttttcatGGACTTGAtaagaaaataaataaaatgataATGCATTTAATGCAAACCCATAAATCATAGCGGTAATATGCAAtggtaatgatgatgaagatgacgaTGTCGTCGTAGTTTCTGCTGATTTTCTTGTTACTGGTTTATTACTGGTCTTTATTTTATagaaaatcaataaattaattggaaTTGTTGCCAATAGCGTTGCTATCAATgttaattttgataattgagAAGCATCAGTAAATATTTCCCGAtatttaatcaaaatattggTTGTACACCAAAAATTGGCCACTTTATCTTCAAATAATCCACGATTAAATGGAAATACTCTATAGACAATTTGCAAGATTGAATCGGGATGAAACCATATAAAtggtaataaatatatgaaTTGAGTAATTACCACTGTTAATCcgaccaaaaaaaatttacttAGGGAATTCAATTGACttaaaatataaaagaaaataaataatgaataatacaatcccatttgtttaaaattaatacaGCTAATAAACCAAACACTAGCCATTATTAAATTGcctttaattaaatcaattattgaataaatgaaaaatccAAGCATGATAGAATTATATTGGAAATGACCATGATCAATTAAAACTAAATGAGgttgattgataattattaaagCAATTATGATCTGATCCATTCGATTAATATTAGATTTTTTCCCTAAAATATTAgctattttcaaa is part of the Candida dubliniensis CD36 chromosome R, complete sequence genome and encodes:
- a CDS encoding Dolichyl pyrophosphate Man9GlcNAc2 alpha-1,3-glucosyltransferase, putative (Similar to S. cerevisiae ALG6) encodes the protein MARSKKKQSAPQLSKEPTPVVYSSKKQVGQHLRSTSIFKKSPVYDLLHYFEKAPDQWTARYILILTAVILRAAVGLGGHSGYHTPPMFGDFEAQRHWMELTIHLPISQWYYFDLQYWGLDYPVLTAYHSYICGKLGNFINSSWFALNTSRGLETDDIRTFMRITAIISELIIYIPSILKIANILGKKSNINRMDQIIIALIIINQPHLVLIDHGHFQYNSIMLGFFIYSIIDLIKGNLIMASVWFISCINFKQMGLYYSLFIFFYILSQLNSLSKFFLVGLTVVITQFIYLLPFIWFHPDSILQIVYRVFPFNRGLFEDKVANFWCTTNILIKYREIFTDASQLSKLTLIATLLATIPINLLIFYKIKTSNKPVTRKSAETTTTSSSSSSLPLHITAMIYGFALNALSFYLFSYQVHEKSILIALIPILLLLLINPQQDITMIQFINTVGTFSLYPLLKKDGLIMQYFVLNFLINWLIGFDLIIFNPQRNSNTNKKNLIIWIIYFMMIIYHIIDFTIDPPLKYPDLWVILNTTISFVAFGYFWLWLVYRIIKL